DNA sequence from the Coffea arabica cultivar ET-39 chromosome 11c, Coffea Arabica ET-39 HiFi, whole genome shotgun sequence genome:
tataaataggccccACCAAACGTCACTTTCAAgccttccttttcattttctcttctcCTCCAGTCTTCCTCAGCTCGCTCCGCACTCCGTGAGGTCGTCCGAGAGTAGGATTACCTTCTAAGCACACTTCAGCTCTTCTCCTCTATCCGCCAGTAAGTCCTCTCCTTCCTTTTATGTCGTCTTCCTCCGCACACTCAGACCTTACTAGCTCAGTACCTAGGCGTAGGATTACCCGACCTGCATTCATAGAAATACCTTCCTCCAGCCCCTCTTCTTCCAGCTCGTCTGACTCTGAATATCTCGCTCCCCCAGCCCCACCTCTTGCTACAGCCATGGACCAACCTGGCCCATCTGCTCAGCCCGGGGCTGGAGCTGCTGTCCCAGGGATCCCTCTGGAGGTAGCCCCAGCTCGCTCTAGGGTAGGACCCCCTAGGGGGCCAGACATCGACTTTGGAGAAGTCGAAATTATTCCCCCCCTTCTCGACCAGGGGGACGTAGATGAGCTAGTGGGGAGGTATGACATCCTTCCCCAGTTCGAGGCTAGGGCAGCCCGGCCAGGGGAGTACGCCTGCCTACCTCCCCCCGGGTTTGTAGCGATCTACAGGGATCAGCTCGTGGCTGGCCTTCGCCTTCCTATTCCCCAATTCCTTTACGACATCCTGACCTTTTGGGGCATTCGAATCACCCAGGTCGTTCCCAACGCCATTCGGTCCATCCTCGGCTTCTTTATTTTATGCCGAGCTCTTGAAATCCCTTATTCCCTGAACTTATTTAGGTCCTTCTTTCAGATGAAGGTAAGTGGCCCAGTTCACGGTTGGTTCTACTTTGCTCGCAGGAGCGGAGGGGAACTTCCTACCCGCGAACTGTTCACTCATATGCCTTCTTCCATCAAGGGCTGGAAAGCCTACTTCTTTTTTGTGAAGAATACTGGGTTTCCTCCCCTAACCTGGAGAGAGAATACCCAAGTAACCGATCCAATCCCTTCTCCTCTGCCCGAGGCCGAGCTAGACCGCTTGGTCAGCTCGGAAGCTCAACTGAAGGTGAAGGAATTTAACAATGCCCAGCTCTGGTCGGCGGGGCTAATCCGAGCAAAGGTGAACGACCCTGCCCCCGATCTCCGACCTATCACCCCCGAGGAGCTGACAGCTTGTAATTTTCTCGACCTGCTCCTTTCCAGGAGTCCTCATCATCCTGACTGACTAAGTGTTTCTGTCCCGCAGTGAAGAGGTTTTCCCAGCTGCTGAACATTGGCGGAATTGGCAGTGCGAGCACGCCAACTCCTGCGCCTTCCACAGCGCCGAGCAGCACGGTGCCTCTACCCCCACCTGTGTCCACTCCCCAGATTGCCGCTCAGTCCTCACTGGGGGAGGgatcaaagaagaaaagaaagaagtccACGGCCAAGAAGGCCAGGACAGAGGCGGCTTCCCCACAGTCCCAGGAGGAGCCCTCAGCTGCCATTGCTTCTCATTATGGGGTGAGCTCCGCCGAGCAGCAGGCttcgtcacaatctccccctgCTATGTGGCGCATGAGGAACGTGATTCCCCTGAAGCCCCCTACCGAGCTGGGCTCACACCCGCACCCCCACCATTTCTGCCCGAAGTGGGGGTTGTCAGTGAACGACCGAGCTCAGTTCCCTGAGGTGGCGAAGGAGCTCGTCAAAGGCGCGGTACTCCCCCGTgatcaccacttcatccaactCGCCTCCAACGCTGAGCTGTTAGAGCACTTCTACCTCAGCACCACGCAGGTAACCTCTTAACCAACACTCTCTGACATCCTTTCGAGTTTTGCTGCCTACTTATCAGTAACTAATATGCAGCTCAACGTGGCGGGGGCCGAGCTGGCCCAGCGATATGAGAACATGGGGGTCAACCTGTCCCAGGTCGATGCTGCCAAAGAGAAGTTGTCGAGCCAGCTCGAAGCTGCAGAGTCCGAGCTGGAGACCCTGAAGAAGCAACTCGCAGATGCCAACTGCTCCTGCGAACTGGAAAAAAAGAGGGCGGCCGAACTGGCTGCGACTTTGGAGGTAGAGCAGAAAAAATCGGCCGAGCTGGTGGAGGCGGCAAGGGAAGAAGGGCGCCAGCTAGGCGTCAAAGAGTTCAAGAAGTCTGAGGTCTTCATGAACGACCTGGCCCTCCTCAATGGCCCTGTCTTGCAGCTCGGCTACACAAAAGCCTTGATGGACGTGGAGTCCCTGAAGCTGCCAGGCTTTGACCTGAGCAAATGGCCTGACTTCAACCCCCAATCTACCAACCAAAT
Encoded proteins:
- the LOC140016412 gene encoding uncharacterized protein isoform X2, producing the protein MKVSGPVHGWFYFARRSGGELPTRELFTHMPSSIKGWKAYFFFVKNTGFPPLTWRENTQVTDPIPSPLPEAELDRLVSSEAQLKVKEFNNAQLWSAGLIRAKVNDPAPDLRPITPEELTALKRFSQLLNIGGIGSASTPTPAPSTAPSSTVPLPPPVSTPQIAAQSSLGEGSKKKRKKSTAKKARTEAASPQSQEEPSAAIASHYGVSSAEQQASSQSPPAMWRMRNVIPLKPPTELGSHPHPHHFCPKWGLSVNDRAQFPEVAKELVKGAVLPRDHHFIQLASNAELLEHFYLSTTQLNVAGAELAQRYENMGVNLSQVDAAKEKLSSQLEAAESELETLKKQLADANCSCELEKKRAAELAATLEVEQKKSAELVEAAREEGRQLGVKEFKKSEVFMNDLALLNGPVLQLGYTKALMDVESLKLPGFDLSKWPDFNPQSTNQIDRLVTGYSNGRDLAALIADPNLPALSPEPEQEQQGES
- the LOC140016412 gene encoding uncharacterized protein isoform X1, with protein sequence MSSSSAHSDLTSSVPRRRITRPAFIEIPSSSPSSSSSSDSEYLAPPAPPLATAMDQPGPSAQPGAGAAVPGIPLEVAPARSRVGPPRGPDIDFGEVEIIPPLLDQGDVDELVGRYDILPQFEARAARPGEYACLPPPGFVAIYRDQLVAGLRLPIPQFLYDILTFWGIRITQVVPNAIRSILGFFILCRALEIPYSLNLFRSFFQMKVSGPVHGWFYFARRSGGELPTRELFTHMPSSIKGWKAYFFFVKNTGFPPLTWRENTQVTDPIPSPLPEAELDRLVSSEAQLKVKEFNNAQLWSAGLIRAKVNDPAPDLRPITPEELTALKRFSQLLNIGGIGSASTPTPAPSTAPSSTVPLPPPVSTPQIAAQSSLGEGSKKKRKKSTAKKARTEAASPQSQEEPSAAIASHYGVSSAEQQASSQSPPAMWRMRNVIPLKPPTELGSHPHPHHFCPKWGLSVNDRAQFPEVAKELVKGAVLPRDHHFIQLASNAELLEHFYLSTTQLNVAGAELAQRYENMGVNLSQVDAAKEKLSSQLEAAESELETLKKQLADANCSCELEKKRAAELAATLEVEQKKSAELVEAAREEGRQLGVKEFKKSEVFMNDLALLNGPVLQLGYTKALMDVESLKLPGFDLSKWPDFNPQSTNQIDRLVTGYSNGRDLAALIADPNLPALSPEPEQEQQGES